One window from the genome of Sandaracinaceae bacterium encodes:
- a CDS encoding long-chain fatty acid--CoA ligase — translation MPETVLSLFAEQVARAPRRTALRYRSGGIWRGHTWADWQSTSAAVAAALADCGVQPGDRVAILARTSVRWVMADLGVLMCGAVTVPIYPTLRADAIGEILRDSGATVIFAEDPVQLAKAVDEEAGELPGLQRAVVFERVARLDRPDEEGRLDVTIEDADSRGRPVLSWEMLLERGVLTREAAPELLAQRSATVTPESLAAIYYTSGTSGEPKGVQITHDAFVFETAQICRVMPVSASDEQLLFLPLAHIVAKLTVMLQLRVGFVTSFASSIEDAAEECGEVRPTFIAGVPRVFEKIQEAIEASPKIQGDIQQRVFDWALGVGRRVSALRQEGREPGSLLAVQHRSAHRLVFNRVKQRLGGRLRFMLSGAAPLAKSTAELFHAFDLLILEGYGLTETTGASTLNTVDAYRFGTVGRPLPGVEVKLAEDGEILIRGRSVTAGYWCSADPAAFTDDGYFRTGDVGVFDTDGYLTVTDRKKDIIVTAGGKNVAPARVELRLTRSPYIDRAVVVGDRRKYLVALLEVDREAIFRWADQHGLGGDRSVLLRHPRVWALLSTEVERANEKLASFEQIKRFELLPGELTQASGALTPTGKVKRRFVEEKYADLVDVLYEGNTAELEDLS, via the coding sequence GTGCCCGAGACCGTCCTGAGCCTCTTCGCCGAGCAGGTGGCGCGCGCGCCGCGCCGGACCGCTCTGCGTTATCGATCCGGTGGCATCTGGCGCGGGCACACGTGGGCCGACTGGCAGAGCACGAGCGCGGCGGTGGCGGCCGCGCTCGCGGACTGCGGCGTCCAGCCCGGCGATCGCGTGGCCATCCTCGCGCGCACCTCCGTGCGCTGGGTGATGGCGGACCTCGGCGTCCTGATGTGCGGCGCTGTGACGGTGCCCATCTATCCGACGCTCCGCGCCGACGCGATCGGCGAGATCCTGCGAGACAGCGGGGCCACGGTGATCTTCGCCGAGGATCCCGTGCAGCTGGCCAAGGCGGTCGACGAAGAGGCCGGGGAGCTGCCCGGGCTCCAGCGCGCCGTCGTCTTCGAGCGTGTGGCCCGGCTCGATCGCCCCGACGAGGAGGGGCGGCTCGACGTCACCATCGAAGACGCCGACAGCCGCGGCCGCCCCGTGCTCTCCTGGGAGATGCTCCTCGAGCGAGGCGTCTTGACGCGTGAGGCGGCCCCGGAGCTCCTCGCACAGCGCTCCGCCACCGTCACCCCCGAGTCGCTCGCGGCCATCTACTACACGTCGGGCACGAGCGGTGAGCCCAAGGGCGTTCAGATCACGCACGACGCGTTCGTCTTCGAGACCGCGCAGATCTGCCGCGTCATGCCGGTCAGCGCGAGCGACGAGCAGCTCCTCTTCCTCCCGCTGGCGCACATCGTCGCCAAGCTCACCGTCATGCTGCAGCTGCGCGTCGGCTTCGTGACCAGCTTCGCCAGCTCCATCGAGGACGCGGCCGAGGAGTGCGGCGAGGTGCGCCCGACCTTCATCGCGGGGGTGCCGCGCGTCTTCGAGAAGATCCAGGAGGCCATCGAGGCGAGCCCGAAGATCCAGGGCGACATCCAGCAGCGCGTCTTCGACTGGGCGCTCGGCGTCGGCCGTCGCGTCAGCGCGCTTCGCCAGGAGGGGCGCGAGCCGGGCAGCCTGCTCGCCGTGCAGCACCGCTCCGCCCACCGCCTGGTCTTCAATCGCGTGAAGCAGCGGCTCGGCGGGCGTCTGCGCTTCATGCTGAGCGGCGCCGCGCCCCTCGCGAAGTCCACGGCGGAGCTGTTCCACGCCTTCGATCTCCTCATCCTCGAGGGCTACGGGCTGACCGAGACGACCGGGGCGTCGACCCTCAACACCGTCGACGCGTACCGCTTCGGCACGGTCGGTCGCCCGCTCCCTGGCGTCGAGGTGAAGCTGGCCGAGGACGGCGAGATCCTGATCCGGGGCCGGAGCGTCACCGCCGGCTACTGGTGCAGCGCCGACCCTGCGGCGTTCACCGACGACGGCTACTTCCGCACGGGCGACGTCGGCGTTTTCGACACGGACGGTTACCTGACGGTCACGGACCGCAAGAAGGACATCATCGTCACCGCGGGCGGCAAGAACGTCGCCCCCGCGCGCGTCGAGCTTCGCCTGACGCGGAGCCCTTACATCGACCGCGCCGTCGTCGTCGGCGACCGCCGCAAGTACCTCGTCGCGTTGCTCGAGGTCGACCGAGAGGCGATCTTTCGCTGGGCCGATCAACACGGCCTCGGAGGCGATCGCTCCGTCCTTCTCCGCCACCCGCGCGTCTGGGCGCTCCTCTCGACCGAGGTCGAGCGCGCGAACGAGAAGCTCGCGAGCTTCGAGCAGATCAAGCGCTTCGAGCTGCTCCCGGGTGAGCTGACGCAAGCGAGCGGCGCGCTGACGCCGACCGGCAAGGTCAAGAGACGTTTCGTCGAGGAGAAGTACGCGGACCTGGTCGACGTGCTCTACGAGGGCAACACGGCTGAGCTCGAAGATCTTTCCTAG
- a CDS encoding SDR family oxidoreductase, with the protein MSAPLEGRVVLVVGGGRGIGRAHALACASAGARVVVNDLGCDLLGAGHDPAVAEAVAAEIHRAGGEASADATDVASGAAEIVARALEAHGRLDVVIGAAGLALDRTVMKMDDEVLDRMIDVHVKGSFALVRHAARAMIDQGDGGAIVLHTGPAAFFGAARQSALGATSAAIVGLVRSAAIELRKHAIRVNAIAPTARTRSTEQLPLFTGIAPDSMGPEFVAPVGVFLASDQAREVSGEVLGVAGTRYYALHGRETPGWFGEGRPPTPEELAAAWSDVTRG; encoded by the coding sequence ATGAGCGCGCCTCTCGAGGGCCGGGTCGTCCTCGTCGTCGGCGGCGGCCGGGGGATCGGGCGCGCCCACGCGCTCGCCTGCGCGTCGGCGGGCGCGCGCGTCGTCGTCAACGACCTCGGCTGCGATCTGCTGGGCGCGGGGCACGACCCCGCGGTCGCGGAGGCGGTGGCGGCGGAGATCCACCGCGCGGGCGGCGAAGCGAGCGCGGACGCGACCGACGTGGCGAGCGGCGCGGCCGAGATCGTCGCGCGAGCGCTCGAGGCCCACGGACGGCTCGACGTCGTGATCGGGGCGGCCGGGCTCGCGCTGGATCGCACCGTCATGAAGATGGACGACGAGGTGCTCGACCGCATGATCGACGTGCACGTGAAGGGCAGCTTCGCGCTCGTCCGCCACGCCGCGCGCGCCATGATCGACCAGGGCGACGGGGGCGCGATCGTGCTCCACACCGGTCCGGCGGCCTTCTTCGGGGCCGCGCGCCAATCGGCGCTCGGGGCCACCTCGGCCGCGATCGTGGGGCTGGTGCGCAGCGCCGCGATCGAGCTTCGAAAGCACGCCATCCGGGTCAACGCCATCGCGCCGACCGCTCGCACGCGGTCGACCGAGCAGCTCCCGCTGTTCACGGGGATCGCGCCCGACTCGATGGGGCCGGAGTTCGTGGCGCCCGTCGGTGTCTTCCTCGCCTCCGACCAGGCCCGCGAGGTCAGCGGCGAGGTGCTCGGCGTGGCCGGCACCCGCTACTACGCGCTGCACGGACGCGAGACGCCCGGCTGGTTCGGCGAAGGTCGCCCTCCCACGCCGGAGGAGCTGGCCGCCGCGTGGAGCGACGTCACACGAGGCTGA
- a CDS encoding MoxR family ATPase — protein MTPQTIEPETLSSIAETSAAVMAEVQRVYVGPRQVPELLLTSLLARGHVLLEGVPGVAKTTLCKAFAATLGARFARIQFTPDLLPADITGTYVLSPKEGTFDLREGPIFANVLLGDEINRAPAKTQSALLEAMQEQQVTIEGDTRPLPSPFIVLATQNPVEQAGTYPLPEAQIDRFLIRLMIGYPSQCDERGILRRFTDGSPRPQQLLAPEQILTMQHLVDRVHVEDAILDYVVRLATFTREHARLFLGASPRASLALVRAARARALIAGRGYVLPDDVKRLAVPVLAHRLVLTPEAEMEGTQTQAIVEQAMNEVPHRPEGR, from the coding sequence ATGACTCCCCAGACCATCGAGCCCGAGACCCTGAGCAGCATCGCGGAGACCAGCGCCGCCGTGATGGCCGAGGTGCAGCGCGTCTACGTCGGACCCCGTCAGGTCCCCGAGCTGTTGCTCACCTCCCTCCTCGCGCGCGGCCACGTGCTGCTCGAGGGGGTCCCCGGCGTGGCGAAGACGACCCTGTGCAAGGCCTTCGCCGCCACCCTCGGCGCGCGCTTCGCCCGCATCCAGTTCACGCCGGATCTGCTGCCCGCCGACATCACCGGCACCTACGTGCTCTCGCCCAAAGAGGGCACCTTCGATCTGCGCGAGGGGCCCATCTTCGCCAACGTGCTGCTCGGCGACGAGATCAACCGCGCGCCGGCCAAGACCCAGAGCGCGCTCCTCGAGGCGATGCAGGAGCAGCAGGTCACGATCGAGGGCGACACGCGCCCCCTGCCCTCCCCGTTCATCGTCCTCGCGACGCAGAACCCGGTGGAGCAGGCGGGGACCTACCCGCTGCCCGAGGCGCAGATCGACCGCTTCCTCATCCGGCTGATGATCGGCTACCCGAGCCAGTGCGACGAGCGCGGCATCCTGCGGCGGTTCACGGACGGGAGCCCCCGCCCCCAGCAGCTGCTCGCCCCGGAACAGATCCTGACCATGCAGCACCTCGTCGATCGCGTGCACGTCGAAGACGCGATCCTCGACTACGTCGTGCGCCTCGCGACCTTCACCCGCGAGCACGCGCGGCTGTTCCTCGGCGCGTCGCCGCGCGCCTCGCTCGCGCTGGTGCGCGCCGCGCGTGCCCGGGCGCTCATCGCGGGGCGTGGGTACGTCCTGCCCGACGACGTGAAGCGCCTCGCGGTGCCCGTGCTGGCGCACCGCCTCGTGCTCACGCCCGAGGCCGAGATGGAGGGCACGCAGACCCAGGCCATCGTCGAGCAGGCGATGAACGAGGTCCCGCACCGCCCCGAGGGCCGCTAG
- a CDS encoding serine/threonine-protein kinase — MTTRLASYDLIRKIAAGGMAEIFLARQWGEGGFFRDVVIKRLFPHLAEHKRQLRMFQDEARLLSELAHPNIPQVYDIGLADGYWYIAMEYVEGLTVADLWRLGAKAGAVMPMNVAAAVVVQACEALHHAHERKDRAGRPLRIVHRDVTPHNIMLTRDGVAKLMDFGVAATSARKDTEAGAVRGTFAYMAPEQVRGKPLDKRADVFALGVVLYELTTGTRLFRGNDVQIMTQVVEQDAPPPSTIVPGYPADLEEIVLAALQRDRGHRMPSAAHLAMYLEELSMRNGFLVGPRAIARYFASVAPAERIREEALGIVEADPPRLEVVPDSEARRVWDVEEEILPDIDEGALLDDLQLLSIPAEPMGGHTPAPLSMGGEISEPMDLDGLVDGPSLSLEDSESLMLDGFSSADETGKNRPVVLLDDSARKSGKGKRRDERVDDSHPRTKSKDGVDYFEELERRFATEGDE; from the coding sequence ATGACCACGAGACTCGCGAGCTACGACCTGATCCGAAAGATCGCCGCCGGCGGGATGGCGGAGATCTTCCTCGCGCGCCAGTGGGGGGAGGGCGGCTTCTTCCGCGACGTCGTGATCAAGCGGCTGTTCCCGCATCTCGCCGAGCACAAGCGGCAGCTGCGCATGTTCCAGGACGAGGCGCGGCTGCTCTCGGAGCTCGCCCACCCGAACATCCCGCAGGTCTACGACATCGGGCTGGCCGACGGCTACTGGTACATCGCCATGGAGTACGTCGAGGGGCTCACGGTGGCCGACCTCTGGCGGCTCGGCGCGAAGGCGGGCGCGGTAATGCCGATGAACGTCGCGGCGGCGGTCGTCGTGCAGGCGTGCGAGGCGCTGCACCACGCGCACGAGCGGAAGGACCGCGCGGGCCGGCCGCTGCGGATCGTCCACCGTGACGTGACCCCGCACAACATCATGCTCACGCGCGACGGCGTGGCGAAGCTGATGGACTTCGGCGTCGCCGCGACCAGCGCGCGCAAGGACACCGAGGCCGGCGCGGTGCGCGGCACGTTCGCGTACATGGCGCCCGAGCAGGTGCGCGGGAAGCCGCTCGACAAGCGCGCCGACGTGTTCGCGCTCGGGGTCGTCCTCTACGAGCTCACCACCGGCACGCGCCTCTTCCGCGGCAACGACGTGCAGATCATGACGCAGGTGGTCGAGCAGGACGCCCCGCCGCCGTCGACCATCGTGCCCGGCTATCCGGCCGACCTCGAGGAGATCGTGCTCGCCGCGCTCCAGCGCGATCGCGGGCACCGCATGCCGAGCGCGGCGCACCTCGCGATGTACCTGGAGGAGCTGTCGATGCGGAACGGCTTCCTGGTGGGGCCGCGCGCGATCGCCCGCTACTTCGCGTCGGTCGCGCCCGCCGAGCGCATCCGCGAAGAGGCGCTCGGCATCGTCGAGGCGGACCCTCCCCGGCTCGAGGTGGTGCCCGACTCCGAGGCGCGTCGCGTGTGGGACGTGGAGGAAGAGATCCTGCCCGACATCGACGAGGGCGCGCTGCTCGACGATCTCCAGCTCCTGAGCATCCCGGCCGAGCCGATGGGAGGCCACACGCCGGCGCCCCTCTCGATGGGCGGCGAGATCAGCGAGCCGATGGATCTCGACGGGCTGGTCGATGGGCCCTCGCTGAGCCTCGAGGACTCCGAGTCGCTGATGCTCGACGGATTCAGCAGCGCGGACGAGACGGGCAAGAACCGCCCGGTGGTGCTCCTCGACGACTCGGCGCGCAAGAGCGGCAAGGGCAAGCGCCGGGACGAGCGCGTCGACGACAGCCACCCGCGCACCAAGTCCAAGGACGGGGTCGACTACTTCGAAGAGCTCGAGCGCCGCTTCGCGACCGAAGGCGACGAGTAG
- a CDS encoding OmpA family protein, translating to MKTRLFVLGLLGLSSLGCSRAAVLQGRVDGLRDIVEQAERNGAYRCAPRELAMAQANIDFAEVELAQGDLDRAEEHFRLAEPNGRAAFRLSPAARCAPRGVVIEQPVLPPAPGDADGDGILDPDDECPNDPEDFDAYEDEDGCPEDQDQDGDGRPDTVDACPVEPEDADGYQDEDGCPELDNDLDGLVDAADRCPLEPEDLDGHADADGCPDLDNDGDTIPDRTDRCPNEPGPADEGGCPRVYQDVEVTSTGIVIHQRIYFEFNRAVIRDRSFPILNTVAQVMRDFPDISIEIQGHTDSRGGDDYNMRLSGERAEAVRQYLMQQGIAAGRLTARGYGETRPIDTNRTEAGRANNRRVEFLRTDAAAQQSRTEEAVP from the coding sequence TTGAAGACGCGTCTCTTCGTGCTCGGGCTCCTCGGTCTCTCGTCCCTCGGCTGCAGCCGGGCGGCGGTGCTGCAGGGGCGCGTCGACGGGCTCCGCGACATCGTCGAGCAGGCGGAGCGCAACGGCGCCTATCGCTGCGCGCCGCGCGAGCTGGCCATGGCCCAGGCCAACATCGACTTCGCCGAGGTGGAGCTCGCCCAGGGCGACCTCGACCGCGCCGAGGAGCACTTCCGGCTCGCCGAGCCGAACGGGCGCGCGGCCTTCCGGCTGTCTCCCGCCGCTCGCTGCGCGCCCCGCGGCGTCGTGATCGAGCAGCCCGTGCTGCCCCCCGCGCCCGGCGACGCCGACGGCGACGGCATCCTCGATCCCGACGACGAGTGCCCGAACGACCCCGAGGACTTCGACGCCTACGAGGACGAGGACGGCTGCCCGGAGGATCAGGACCAGGACGGCGACGGCCGGCCCGACACCGTGGACGCGTGCCCGGTCGAGCCCGAGGACGCCGACGGATACCAGGACGAGGACGGCTGCCCCGAGCTCGACAACGACCTCGATGGCCTCGTCGACGCGGCGGATCGCTGCCCGCTCGAGCCCGAGGATCTCGACGGCCACGCGGACGCGGACGGCTGCCCGGACCTCGACAACGACGGGGACACCATCCCCGACCGCACCGACCGCTGCCCGAACGAGCCGGGTCCGGCCGACGAGGGCGGCTGCCCGCGCGTCTACCAGGACGTCGAGGTCACCTCGACCGGGATCGTCATCCACCAGCGGATCTACTTCGAGTTCAACCGCGCGGTGATCCGCGATCGTTCTTTCCCGATCTTGAACACCGTCGCCCAGGTCATGCGTGACTTCCCGGACATCTCCATCGAGATCCAGGGGCACACGGACAGCCGCGGCGGCGACGATTACAACATGCGCCTGTCGGGCGAACGCGCCGAGGCGGTGCGTCAGTACCTCATGCAGCAAGGGATCGCCGCCGGGCGGCTGACCGCGCGAGGGTACGGCGAGACGCGCCCCATCGACACGAACCGCACCGAGGCGGGGCGCGCCAACAACCGACGCGTCGAGTTCTTGCGGACCGACGCGGCGGCGCAGCAGTCACGGACCGAAGAGGCCGTGCCCTGA
- a CDS encoding DUF4350 domain-containing protein, with the protein MRGIRPTIFTIVIACGIAGAISRADAQPDADYALEGDAWNSVSRLMQIARDRELRVDAPARLDVGILQPGDSLLILHPREAPPASGITAFLRAGGRVALADDFGAGDTLLDVFQIDRGAPRPENASRMRGNPELLLARPRGRHRLTEGVAALASNHPAMVHHRELAPIFELSEGEALVLAGAVGSGRLVVLSDPSVLIDNMLELRDNRRFAENLLTYLDDGRGGTLYMIGPDTPVVGRFGEPGADRPLHDLRTALEQLATLELPPLALRIAALALTAIALVLAFGALPRRSPYRTERMFARAPSVGGFAGRVAFFGRKKVSLLAPLLVYKFELEAEILEHLALSERTLLRDVLDAMRARGAGDEDVARMRSLLLELDKLRAAQDRPPGAPHIGERRFRQLVAEGERLLSSLESPG; encoded by the coding sequence GTGCGCGGGATTCGGCCGACGATCTTCACGATCGTGATCGCCTGCGGGATCGCGGGCGCGATCTCTCGCGCGGACGCGCAGCCCGACGCCGACTACGCGCTCGAGGGCGACGCCTGGAATTCCGTGTCACGGTTGATGCAGATCGCCCGCGATCGTGAGCTGCGCGTGGACGCCCCTGCGCGTCTGGACGTCGGCATCCTGCAGCCAGGCGACTCGCTTTTGATACTTCACCCCCGCGAGGCGCCGCCCGCGTCGGGCATCACCGCGTTCCTGCGCGCCGGAGGTCGGGTGGCCCTGGCGGACGACTTCGGGGCCGGGGACACGCTGCTCGACGTGTTCCAGATCGATCGCGGCGCCCCGCGCCCCGAGAACGCGTCCCGGATGCGGGGCAACCCGGAGCTGCTCCTGGCGCGTCCGCGAGGCCGTCACCGCCTCACCGAGGGCGTGGCCGCGCTCGCCAGCAACCACCCCGCGATGGTGCACCACCGCGAGCTGGCGCCGATCTTCGAGCTGTCGGAGGGCGAGGCGCTCGTGCTCGCGGGGGCGGTGGGGTCGGGGCGCCTGGTGGTGCTGTCCGACCCGAGCGTGCTCATCGACAACATGCTCGAGCTGCGTGACAACCGCCGCTTCGCGGAGAACCTGCTGACCTATCTCGACGACGGTCGGGGCGGCACGCTCTACATGATCGGGCCCGACACCCCGGTCGTGGGTCGCTTCGGGGAGCCGGGGGCCGATCGTCCGCTGCACGATCTGCGGACGGCGCTGGAGCAGCTGGCGACCCTGGAGCTGCCGCCGCTCGCGCTTCGGATCGCCGCCCTCGCGCTCACCGCCATCGCGCTCGTGCTCGCGTTCGGGGCCCTGCCGCGGCGCTCGCCGTATCGGACCGAGCGCATGTTCGCGCGCGCCCCTTCCGTCGGCGGGTTCGCGGGCCGCGTCGCGTTCTTCGGGCGCAAGAAGGTCAGCTTGCTCGCGCCTCTGTTGGTCTACAAGTTCGAGCTGGAGGCCGAGATCCTCGAACACCTCGCCCTCAGCGAGCGGACCCTGCTGCGCGACGTGCTGGACGCGATGCGCGCGCGCGGGGCCGGCGACGAGGACGTGGCCCGCATGCGAAGCCTGCTGCTCGAGCTCGACAAGCTCCGGGCGGCCCAAGATCGACCGCCCGGCGCGCCCCACATCGGAGAGCGCCGATTCCGTCAGCTCGTGGCGGAGGGAGAGCGGCTACTCTCCAGCCTGGAATCGCCCGGATGA
- a CDS encoding sigma 54-interacting transcriptional regulator, producing MRVADPATGAEAVAEAVAEAVAETVAEAEAEAVAEEEAVAEEEAVAEEEAVADPATGAEAVAEAVAEAVAEAVAEAVAEAVAEAVAEAVAEAVAEAVAEAVGRRSGGGREAVADAIAEAVAEAVAEAVADAVAEADAVADAVADAVADAVADAVADAVADAVADAGADAVADAVAEAVADAVGGCGGGCGGGCGRGGGRGCGRGHGGRPSPAATAQPAAHPGTCLLVQSCAACQAGRVSTREEGRELWLRGRLDEAAEVLDALIAAAEPAEAARLTRDLARVEMARESPRKALELFERALAHAGEADAPRQAATIHARRAEARAWLGQSPEASDEARSVLEDRAAPAEARSVARRTLGRVAATGGDVEEALRRFDEAIGELRESEDAAEPLALAYLDAAEALLDRDGPVDSSAAAARLAEARDHIEGGGLDRLRPRLGVLLARARGANGDTDGAVQELERLVSELRSGPRDVSWQALAALARLHEQRGAEFLARKSFEQAVEVLEALATALAREHRESFWNDARRQYVRRRAAGEGDRRPRPQVAGPFADGRLARLLEILKRLASETDVDRVLERITDCAIELSGAERGFVLLTDEDDVLLPHTVRDVANPDDPHVAFSRSIAEAVLIDGEPILTVDARSDMRLSEYLSVHKLMLKSVACLPIRGRSGTVGVLYLEHRMRRGRFGEADLDLLLAFADQAAIALENARLLASLDTRREELERANEELGAAKEEIERLLDARTVELEEAKTELVRAREALRAANDRHGIVGRSERMRRVFAVIDRVRDAEVPVVIHGESGTGKELIARAIHFSGRRSRESFVALNCAAIPEALLESELFGHVRGAFTGADRDREGVIVKSSGGTLFLDEVGDMPAKMQVDLLRVLQDRKVRPVGGDHEVEVDIRVIAASNKSLERLVEHGEFREDLFYRLNVVQVKLPPLRERVEDIPLLCEHFLAAFAERDDAAPKRISREAIRRIASHPLPGNVRQLEHLLLNAWVMSEGDVIDLDDLALADDGTSLPVPPRLEKALSASAHSRPPTSGPADAPPPSSVEEFKDTEKRRILEALEAESWNRVRAAKALGMARRTFYRRLKEYDIL from the coding sequence ATGCGCGTCGCGGATCCGGCGACGGGCGCGGAGGCGGTCGCGGAGGCAGTCGCGGAGGCGGTCGCGGAGACGGTCGCGGAGGCGGAGGCGGAGGCGGTCGCGGAGGAGGAGGCGGTCGCGGAGGAGGAGGCGGTCGCGGAGGAGGAGGCGGTCGCGGATCCGGCGACGGGCGCGGAGGCGGTCGCGGAGGCAGTCGCGGAGGCGGTCGCGGAGGCGGTCGCGGAGGCGGTCGCGGAGGCGGTCGCGGAGGCGGTCGCGGAGGCGGTCGCGGAGGCGGTCGCGGAGGCGGTCGCGGAGGCGGTCGGGAGGCGGTCGGGAGGCGGTCGGGAGGCGGTCGCGGATGCGATCGCGGAGGCGGTCGCGGAGGCGGTCGCGGAGGCGGTCGCGGATGCGGTCGCGGAAGCGGATGCGGTGGCGGATGCGGTGGCGGATGCGGTGGCGGATGCGGTGGCGGATGCGGTGGCGGATGCGGTGGCGGATGCGGTGGCGGATGCGGGGGCGGATGCGGTGGCGGATGCGGTCGCGGAGGCGGTGGCGGATGCGGTGGGCGGATGCGGGGGCGGATGCGGTGGCGGATGCGGTCGCGGAGGCGGTCGCGGATGCGGTCGCGGACACGGCGGCAGACCAAGCCCAGCGGCGACGGCACAACCTGCCGCCCACCCTGGCACGTGCCTCCTTGTGCAATCATGCGCCGCGTGCCAGGCTGGGCGCGTGAGTACCCGGGAGGAGGGTCGGGAGCTCTGGCTCCGTGGGCGTCTCGACGAGGCGGCCGAGGTGTTGGACGCGTTGATCGCGGCGGCGGAGCCCGCTGAGGCGGCGCGGCTGACGCGAGATCTGGCGCGCGTCGAGATGGCGCGTGAGTCCCCACGTAAGGCGCTCGAGCTCTTCGAGCGTGCCCTGGCCCACGCGGGCGAGGCCGACGCGCCGCGGCAGGCCGCGACGATCCACGCGCGTCGCGCGGAGGCGCGTGCCTGGTTGGGCCAGTCGCCGGAGGCCTCGGACGAGGCGCGCAGCGTCCTCGAGGATCGCGCGGCGCCGGCCGAGGCGCGGTCGGTGGCGCGGCGCACGCTGGGCCGGGTCGCGGCGACCGGCGGCGATGTGGAGGAGGCGCTGCGGCGCTTCGACGAGGCGATCGGGGAGCTTCGCGAGAGCGAAGACGCGGCCGAGCCGCTCGCCCTCGCCTACCTCGACGCCGCGGAGGCGCTGCTCGACCGCGACGGTCCGGTCGACAGCTCGGCCGCGGCGGCGCGGCTCGCCGAAGCCCGCGATCACATCGAGGGGGGTGGGCTCGATCGTCTGCGACCGCGTCTGGGCGTCCTGCTCGCGCGCGCCCGCGGCGCGAACGGCGACACGGACGGCGCGGTCCAGGAGCTGGAGCGGCTCGTCTCCGAGCTGCGCAGCGGACCCCGCGACGTCTCGTGGCAGGCCCTCGCCGCGCTCGCGCGGCTCCACGAGCAGCGCGGAGCCGAGTTCCTCGCCCGAAAGAGCTTCGAGCAGGCGGTCGAGGTCCTCGAGGCGCTGGCCACGGCCCTCGCCCGCGAGCATCGGGAGAGCTTCTGGAACGACGCTCGGCGTCAGTACGTCCGACGGCGCGCGGCCGGGGAAGGCGACCGACGACCACGCCCTCAGGTCGCGGGCCCGTTCGCGGACGGGCGGCTCGCGCGCCTGCTCGAGATCCTCAAGCGACTCGCGAGTGAGACGGACGTCGATCGCGTGCTCGAGCGCATCACGGACTGCGCCATCGAGCTCAGCGGAGCCGAGCGCGGCTTCGTGCTCCTCACGGACGAGGACGACGTGCTGCTGCCGCACACCGTGCGCGACGTGGCGAACCCGGACGACCCGCACGTGGCCTTCAGCCGGTCGATCGCGGAGGCGGTGCTCATCGACGGCGAGCCCATCCTGACCGTCGACGCGCGCAGCGACATGCGACTCAGCGAGTACCTCTCGGTGCACAAGCTGATGCTCAAGTCCGTCGCGTGCCTGCCCATCCGCGGCCGCTCCGGCACCGTCGGCGTGCTCTACCTGGAGCATCGCATGCGGCGTGGTCGCTTCGGCGAGGCCGATCTCGACCTGTTGCTGGCGTTCGCCGACCAGGCCGCGATCGCGCTCGAGAACGCGCGCCTCCTCGCGAGCCTGGACACGCGCCGGGAGGAGCTCGAGCGGGCCAACGAGGAGCTCGGCGCGGCGAAGGAGGAGATCGAGCGGCTCCTCGACGCCAGGACGGTCGAGCTCGAGGAGGCGAAGACCGAGCTCGTCCGGGCCCGCGAGGCCCTGCGCGCCGCGAACGACCGCCACGGGATCGTCGGGCGCAGCGAGCGGATGCGGCGCGTCTTCGCCGTCATCGACCGCGTGCGGGACGCCGAGGTCCCCGTCGTCATCCACGGCGAGAGCGGCACGGGCAAGGAGCTGATCGCCCGGGCCATCCACTTCAGCGGGCGGCGCTCGCGCGAGTCGTTCGTCGCGCTGAACTGCGCCGCCATCCCCGAGGCGCTGCTCGAGAGCGAGCTCTTCGGGCACGTCCGGGGCGCGTTCACCGGGGCCGACCGTGACCGCGAGGGCGTGATCGTGAAGTCGTCGGGCGGGACGCTCTTCCTCGACGAGGTGGGCGACATGCCGGCGAAGATGCAGGTCGATCTCCTCCGCGTCCTACAGGATCGCAAGGTTCGTCCGGTCGGGGGCGACCACGAGGTGGAGGTCGACATCCGCGTGATCGCCGCGAGCAACAAGTCGCTGGAGCGGCTCGTCGAGCACGGCGAGTTCCGGGAAGACCTCTTCTATCGACTCAACGTCGTGCAAGTGAAGCTGCCGCCTCTCCGGGAGCGCGTGGAGGACATTCCGCTGCTGTGCGAGCATTTCCTGGCCGCGTTCGCCGAGCGCGACGACGCGGCTCCGAAGCGCATCTCTCGCGAGGCCATCCGGCGCATCGCGAGTCACCCGCTGCCGGGCAACGTTCGCCAGCTCGAGCACCTGCTGCTGAACGCCTGGGTGATGTCGGAGGGTGACGTCATCGACCTCGACGACCTCGCGCTCGCCGACGACGGGACGAGCCTCCCCGTGCCGCCGCGTCTCGAGAAGGCGCTCTCCGCGAGCGCGCACTCGCGGCCGCCGACGTCGGGCCCCGCCGACGCGCCGCCCCCGTCGAGCGTCGAGGAGTTCAAGGACACGGAGAAGCGGCGCATCCTCGAGGCGCTCGAAGCCGAGAGCTGGAACCGCGTCCGCGCCGCGAAGGCCCTCGGCATGGCGCGCCGCACGTTCTACCGGCGGCTCAAGGAGTACGACATCCTGTAG